In Trichlorobacter lovleyi, the DNA window CACTGGCCAGATGCCAGTTTGACGGTAAGCAGCATGGCATCATACCAGTTTACTTTGTTATAAAAACAGTTGGTGTCTTTCAGCCAGCGCACGTACACCCATCTGTCGAGTACCGTCCCATCCTCCATATCAACAAAGCGGGCCAGCGACGACCAGGCAGTACCGCTGTTAAAGATCAGCGCCGCGAGTAAAATCATTACAAACTGACTGAAACGTCGCATAAACGGAGCCCTCCGCTGTTGATGTCATCTCGTCTCATCCACTCATTTCAAGCGGTTGAGAGAAAAAGGTGCATCTCGTAGATACACCTTTCCGGCCCGGCTTGTCTGTCGTGGCTTGGGTGGTTTTTATGTAGGGGCTGTGTAGGGGATTTTACGGACAGAAATACAAGGAGTGCGAGGGGGCTTGGGTAGAAGGCGGCACGGTAGCGCTATGGCCTGAACATGACAGCATAACGGCGCAACGCCTTCATGCCGTCTAGTTTCAGCTTTTCAATAATCCGGCTGTAATAGGTCTCAACAGTGCGCACGCTGATGCCGAATACGGCGGCGATATCGCTGGTTGCTTCGCCGTTACCGAGTCGTTGCAAGACCTGTTGTTCTCGTTCGCTCAGCACAGCGGCATGTGCCGTTTCTGTGCCTGCCAGCACGCGACCGGCAAGACTCTGGGCTGAACAGGGGCTGACGTAACGCCTTCCAGCCAGGACAGCAGCCACCGCTTCCAGCAACAGATCCGTCGACTCACGCTTGGCAACATAGCCCAGTGCCCCGGCAGCAAAGGCGTGCTCGATGCTGTCCGGATCTTCATGCATGGAGTAGACCAGCGTTGCCACCCCCTGTTGCCGGATGGCCGGGATCAGGGTCAGGCCGCTCTCCCGGCCCAGCGTTATATCCAGCAGCGCCAGGGCTGGTCTGTTTTTTTCCAGAAAAGAGTGCACCGCAGCGCAACTGTCCGCCTCGCCGCAGATCCGATACCCTTCTTCTTCCAGCACCAGGGCCACCCCCTGTCTGACAGCGGGATGATCGTCGATCAGCATGATTCCGGCACAGGTTCCTTTGTCACTCGCCATGGTGTTGCTCCTTTATCACGTCGCAGGCAACCCTGCAGACAACAGTGGTACCGCCGCCTTCGCCATCGAGAATCTGCAGGTCGCCGTCGATTATCCGTGCCCGATGCTGCATGATCCCGGTACCGAGGCCGCCCGGAGACTCTGCTTCAGCGCTCCGCCCGATCCCATTATCCCGCACCTCCAAGACGATGCCGTTGCCGCAGCAATCAAAGCCCACCTGTATCATGCCGGCCTGGGCATGCTTGAGCGCATTGGTAATAGCCTCCTGGGCTATCCTGTGCAACTGAATGATATGCCTGCTGGTGCAGTTTTCACAGCGCTGTTTGCGGCTGAACTCGATCGGGATGCCGCTCGACTCCGACAGCCGGCGCGCCAGTTCCTGCAACGAGGGAATGGCGCCGACCGGATCAAGCTCAACCGGCCAGAGCCCGCGGGACAGGCTATAGGCATGATTTACCGCATCATCCAGCAGCGTTGCTATCGTTGTCAGCTCGGGCTGGGCCTCCCCCGCTGCCGCCTGTTTCCGCTTGAGCACGGAGAAGCGCAGCCGCGCCGCTGTCAGCTGTTGACACAAGCCATCGTGCAGATCGTGGCTGATGCGTCTACGTTCATCCTC includes these proteins:
- a CDS encoding response regulator; this translates as MASDKGTCAGIMLIDDHPAVRQGVALVLEEEGYRICGEADSCAAVHSFLEKNRPALALLDITLGRESGLTLIPAIRQQGVATLVYSMHEDPDSIEHAFAAGALGYVAKRESTDLLLEAVAAVLAGRRYVSPCSAQSLAGRVLAGTETAHAAVLSEREQQVLQRLGNGEATSDIAAVFGISVRTVETYYSRIIEKLKLDGMKALRRYAVMFRP